Proteins found in one Triticum urartu cultivar G1812 chromosome 4, Tu2.1, whole genome shotgun sequence genomic segment:
- the LOC125551652 gene encoding ATP synthase subunit 9, mitochondrial-like, whose product MEVQARVLRIINKKSKKEQRRKNMTRKVFSRLEMLEGAKSIGAGAATIALAGAAVGIGNVLSSSIHSVARNPSLAKQSFGYAILGFTLTEAIALFAPMMAFLISFVFRSHKKS is encoded by the coding sequence ATGGAGGTGCAGGCCAGAGTACTTCGAATCATCAACAAGAAATCCAAGAAAGAACAGCGAAGGAAAAACATGACAAGAAAAGTGTTTTCTCGACTCGAGATGTTAGAAGGTGCTAAATCAATAGGTGCCGGAGCTGCTACAATTGCATTAGCCGGAGCTGCTGTCGGTATTGGAAACGTCCTCAGTTCTTCGATTCATTCCGTGGCGCGAAATCCATCATTGGCTAAACAATCATTTGGTTATGCCATTTTGGGCTTTACTCTCACCGAAGCTATTGCATTGTTTGCTCCAATGATGGCCTTTCTAATCTCATTCGTTTTCCGATCACATAAAAAGTCATGA